From Lepus europaeus isolate LE1 chromosome 3, mLepTim1.pri, whole genome shotgun sequence, a single genomic window includes:
- the LOC133755958 gene encoding L-lactate dehydrogenase A chain-like isoform X2, translating to MAALKDQLIHNLLKEEHVPQNKITVVGVGAVGMACAISILMKDLADELALVDVMEDKLKGEMMDLQHGSLFLRIPKIVSGKDYSVTANSKLVIITAGARQQEGESRLNLVQRNVNIFKFIIPNVVKYSPNCKLLVVSNPVDILTYVAWKISGFPKNRVIGSGCNLDSARFRYLMGERLGVHPLSCHGWILGEHGDSSVPVWSGMNVAGVSLKTLHPELGTDADKEQWKQRGHALGNPKRAAVLKSSDNVLPLHCLGYNRVLVGGCACGPF from the exons ATGGCAGCTCTCAAGGATCAGCTGATTCACAACCTTCTGAAGGAAGAACATGTCCCCCAAAATAAGATCACAGTtgtgggggttggtgctgtgggcATGGCCTGTGCCATCAGTATCTTAATGAAGGACTTGGCTGATGAACTTGCTCTTGTTGACGTCATGGAAGATAAACTGAAGGGAGAGATGATGGATCTCCAACATGGCAGCCTTTTCCTTAGAATCCCCAAAATTGTCTCTGGCAAGGACTACAGTGTGACGGCCAACTCCAAGCTGGTGATCATCACAGCTGGGGCACGGCAGCAAGAGGGAGAAAGCCGTCTGAACTTGGTCCAGCGTAATGTGAACATCTTCAAATTCATCATTCCTAATGTTGTCAAGTACAGCCCCAACTGCAAGTTGCTTGTTGTTTCCAATCCAGTGGATATCCTGACCTATGTGGCCTGGAAGATAAGTGGCTTTCCCAAAAACCGTGTGATTGGAAGTGGTTGCAATCTGGATTCAGCTCGCTTCCGTTACCTGATGGGGGAAAGGCTGGGAGTTCACCCGCTGAGCTGTCACGGCTGGATCCTTGGCGAGCATGGAGATTCAAGTGTGCCTGTGTGGAGCGGCATGAATGTTGCTGGTGTCTCCCTGAAGACTCTGCACCCAGAGTTGGGCACCGATGCAGACAAGGAACAGTGGAAACAG CGCGGACACGCTTTGGGGAATCCAAAAAGAGCTGCAGTTTTAAAGTCTTCGGATAATGTCCTACCACTTCACTGTCTAGGCTACAACAGGGTTTTAGTTGGAGGTTGTGCATGTGGTCCTTTTTAA
- the LOC133755958 gene encoding L-lactate dehydrogenase A chain-like isoform X1, translating to MAALKDQLIHNLLKEEHVPQNKITVVGVGAVGMACAISILMKDLADELALVDVMEDKLKGEMMDLQHGSLFLRIPKIVSGKDYSVTANSKLVIITAGARQQEGESRLNLVQRNVNIFKFIIPNVVKYSPNCKLLVVSNPVDILTYVAWKISGFPKNRVIGSGCNLDSARFRYLMGERLGVHPLSCHGWILGEHGDSSVPVWSGMNVAGVSLKTLHPELGTDADKEQWKQVHKQVVDSTYEVIKLKGYTSWAIGLSVADLAESIMKNLRRVHPISTMIKGLYGIKEDVFLSVPCVLGQNGISDVVKVTLSSEEEAHLKKSADTLWGIQKELQF from the coding sequence ATGGCAGCTCTCAAGGATCAGCTGATTCACAACCTTCTGAAGGAAGAACATGTCCCCCAAAATAAGATCACAGTtgtgggggttggtgctgtgggcATGGCCTGTGCCATCAGTATCTTAATGAAGGACTTGGCTGATGAACTTGCTCTTGTTGACGTCATGGAAGATAAACTGAAGGGAGAGATGATGGATCTCCAACATGGCAGCCTTTTCCTTAGAATCCCCAAAATTGTCTCTGGCAAGGACTACAGTGTGACGGCCAACTCCAAGCTGGTGATCATCACAGCTGGGGCACGGCAGCAAGAGGGAGAAAGCCGTCTGAACTTGGTCCAGCGTAATGTGAACATCTTCAAATTCATCATTCCTAATGTTGTCAAGTACAGCCCCAACTGCAAGTTGCTTGTTGTTTCCAATCCAGTGGATATCCTGACCTATGTGGCCTGGAAGATAAGTGGCTTTCCCAAAAACCGTGTGATTGGAAGTGGTTGCAATCTGGATTCAGCTCGCTTCCGTTACCTGATGGGGGAAAGGCTGGGAGTTCACCCGCTGAGCTGTCACGGCTGGATCCTTGGCGAGCATGGAGATTCAAGTGTGCCTGTGTGGAGCGGCATGAATGTTGCTGGTGTCTCCCTGAAGACTCTGCACCCAGAGTTGGGCACCGATGCAGACAAGGAACAGTGGAAACAGGTTCACAAACAAGTGGTAGACAGTACTTACGAGGTGATCAAGCTGAAGGGCTACACGTCCTGGGCCATTGGACTGTCTGTGGCAGATCTGGCAGAAAGCATAATGAAGAATCTCAGGAGGGTGCATCCGATTTCCACCATGATTAAGGGGCTCTATGGAATAAAGGAGGATGTCTTCCTTAGTGTTCCTTGCGTCCTGGGACAAAATGGGATCTCCGATGTTGTGAAGGTGACCCTGAGCTCTGAAGAAGAGGCCCACTTGAAGAAGAGCGCGGACACGCTTTGGGGAATCCAAAAAGAGCTGCAGTTTTAA